The genomic interval GCCGCCACGGCCATACACTTCAATCGATCTGGCAAAATAACCGGCCTGGCCGTTGACGTTCACGTACTGCGCATCGAAGCTGGTGCCGCCTTCGGCCAGAGCCTTCTCGAGCACGAGGCGCACTTCGCTCAGCAGCCGACGCACAGCCTGAGCCGACAGTGCCGCGCCGTGCGACTCGGGATGGATGCGCGCCGCCCACAGGGCCTCATCCGCGTAGATGTTGCCGATGCCGCTGATCAGCGTCTGGTCGAGCAGGATGCGCTTGATCGCACTCGACCGGCGGCGCACGGCAGCGATGAAGGCCCGTTCGTCGAAGGCCGGGTCGAGGGCATCCCGCGCGATGTGCGCGACCTGCGACGGCACCTGGGCCAGATCACTGCCGAACCCGCCGGCGGCGCCCTCCGTCGCGACTAGCGCGTCGACCGCCAGCGACCCGAACGTGCGCTGATCGGCGAATGCCACCGCAAGGCGGCCGTGCTGCGGATGCTCGATATGCAGCCGGATTCGCTCATGGCGCTCGCGCACAGCATCCGATTCGCGCAGCAGCATCTGCCCGCTCATGCCGAGATGTGCGATCAGCGCGTCGTCATCGCCTTCGAGCGGCAGCCACAGGAACTTTCCTCGGCGCACCGCCGCGCGCACGGCGCGGCCCTCCAGGCGCGCGACGAAGTCGGCGGCGCCGAGCGGATGCCTGGTGAGGGCGCGCTCGTCGAGCACATCGACTGCGCTGATGCGCGCGCTGGTGACGGCGGGTGCGAGACCGGAGCGGACGACCTCGACCTCGGGAAGCTCGGGCACGCCGGCTTCAGCCCCGGTCGCTGAGCTGACGCCAAGCGGTGAGCGCGGCGGCCATCTCAGCGGTCTTCTTGCTGGTGCCGACACCCGTGCGGGCGAGGTCACCCACATGAACCGTCGCCGTGAAGACGCGGTCGTGATCGGGGCCGTCAGCCTCGACCTCGTAGCTGGGTGGGGTCTTGCCCAGGCGCGCGGCAAGCTCCTGCAGGCTCGTCTTCGGATCCATCGCCGCGCCATAGCGCTCCGGATCAGCGAGCAGCGGCTCGGTCAGCCGCAGCACGAGCTCGGTGGCGGCGTCAGCCCCGGCAGAGAGGAACGTGGCGCCGAAGACGGCTTCCATGGTGTCGGCGAGGATCGAGTCCTTGTCGCGCCCACCGGTCTGCTCCTCACCACGGCCGAGGCGGAGGTGCTCTCCCAGGCCGATACCGCGAGCGACCTCGGCAAGGGCGACGGTCGAGACGACGCTTGCGCGCCGCTTGGCCAGTTCACCCTCGTCGAGGTCGGGAAGCGTCGTGAAGAGCATGACGGTCACCGCGAGCCCGAGCACGGAGTCCCCCAGGAACTCCAGACGCTCGTTGTTCGGGATACCGCCGTGCTCGTAGGCGTAGGAGCGGTGCGTCAGAGCGCGCTCCAGCAGCTCAGGATCGATCTCTACGCCGAGCTTCTCGGTGAGGGAAACCTCACCCGCGAGAGTCTCGGACATGATCGATCCGATCAGACGTCGGCGACCTTGCGGCCCTTGTACTCGAGGAACAGCTCAGTGCCCTGCGAGTCGGTGACGACCTTGGCCTGGTGCGGACGGCTGTAGACGACCTGACCGTTCTCGATGGTCTTCACCAGAGCGGTGGGCGTCGCCTTCCACTGCGCACGGCGCGAGCGGGTGTTCGAACGGGAGACCTTGCGCTTCGGGGGGTTACCGGCCATGACTAGCTCTCTTCTTTCTCGGCGGCACGACTCTCTGTCGTGTCGTCCTGGTCTGTGATCTGTCGGAGCGCGCTCCACCGTGGATCGATGGGAGCAGCGCTCTCTGCTCCGGTGCTAACGGTCAGCTTCTCGCCCGTCACAGGGTCGAGCCCCAGGCAATCCGGCTGACACACCGGCTGAAAAGGAAGCGACAATACCATCGCATCCCTGACCAGAGTTTCAAGATCCACGTGGTCGTCTTGAACCTCGAAGTCAGTTTCTTCCTGTCCAGGATACGCGAAAAGCTCCTGGAACTCGACTTCGACAGGCGCAGAGATGTCTGTGAGGCATCGACCGCAGACTCCGACGTACTCGGCATCGACCGTTCCTGACACCAGGATCCCCTCGTGCACCGACTCCAGACGCACGTCCAGATCCAGCGTCTCACCGGCTTCGACGGTGACGATCCCCTCACCCCACTTGTCGGCGAGAGTCACTTCGAAGCGATGCTCTCGCATCTCTCCGGGCTTTCGTACGATATCGCGGACGGGCAGGAAGAACGGGCCGTTCACTCGGGACTTCACCCCGCCATGCTACCTGGCCCACATGTCCGCGGGGCCGGAAGCCCGTTCAGAGACCGCGGGCGCCCGTGTCGAGGAACGAGGCCACCACGGGTGGCACGAACGGCGACACGTCGCCGCCGAGAGACGCGACCTGCCGCACC from Microbacterium sp. H1-D42 carries:
- the mutM gene encoding bifunctional DNA-formamidopyrimidine glycosylase/DNA-(apurinic or apyrimidinic site) lyase, with amino-acid sequence MPELPEVEVVRSGLAPAVTSARISAVDVLDERALTRHPLGAADFVARLEGRAVRAAVRRGKFLWLPLEGDDDALIAHLGMSGQMLLRESDAVRERHERIRLHIEHPQHGRLAVAFADQRTFGSLAVDALVATEGAAGGFGSDLAQVPSQVAHIARDALDPAFDERAFIAAVRRRSSAIKRILLDQTLISGIGNIYADEALWAARIHPESHGAALSAQAVRRLLSEVRLVLEKALAEGGTSFDAQYVNVNGQAGYFARSIEVYGRGGKPCSRCGSLIKRVAFTNRSSHFCPVCQRKR
- the rnc gene encoding ribonuclease III → MSETLAGEVSLTEKLGVEIDPELLERALTHRSYAYEHGGIPNNERLEFLGDSVLGLAVTVMLFTTLPDLDEGELAKRRASVVSTVALAEVARGIGLGEHLRLGRGEEQTGGRDKDSILADTMEAVFGATFLSAGADAATELVLRLTEPLLADPERYGAAMDPKTSLQELAARLGKTPPSYEVEADGPDHDRVFTATVHVGDLARTGVGTSKKTAEMAAALTAWRQLSDRG
- the rpmF gene encoding 50S ribosomal protein L32 gives rise to the protein MAGNPPKRKVSRSNTRSRRAQWKATPTALVKTIENGQVVYSRPHQAKVVTDSQGTELFLEYKGRKVADV
- a CDS encoding DUF177 domain-containing protein, translated to MNGPFFLPVRDIVRKPGEMREHRFEVTLADKWGEGIVTVEAGETLDLDVRLESVHEGILVSGTVDAEYVGVCGRCLTDISAPVEVEFQELFAYPGQEETDFEVQDDHVDLETLVRDAMVLSLPFQPVCQPDCLGLDPVTGEKLTVSTGAESAAPIDPRWSALRQITDQDDTTESRAAEKEES